In a genomic window of Neisseria flavescens:
- a CDS encoding ABC transporter ATP-binding protein → MITIRNVSHTIGSNPILNDVSLDIPEGGITALIGPNGAGKSTLLSFMARLQPLVHGNISYAGKDIKTTPTAELARTLSILTQENSIMSRITVRDLLMFGRYPYHQGRPSETDKTIVEEALAEFHLQDFADRYLTELSGGQRQRAMIAMVFCQRTDYVLLDEPLNNLDMYHARSLMQILRRLTDEHKRTTVVVLHDINQAAAYADYVVAMKNGQVAMQGKPNDIFTAANIKTLFDMDVDVLDYEGKKLVIHHI, encoded by the coding sequence ATGATTACCATCCGCAACGTCAGCCACACCATCGGCAGCAACCCCATCCTCAACGACGTCAGCCTCGACATTCCCGAAGGCGGCATTACCGCGCTGATCGGCCCGAACGGCGCAGGCAAGTCCACCCTCCTCTCCTTTATGGCGCGGCTTCAGCCTCTGGTACACGGCAACATCAGCTACGCAGGCAAAGACATCAAAACCACCCCTACCGCCGAACTCGCCCGCACGCTCTCCATCCTCACCCAAGAAAACAGCATCATGAGCCGCATTACCGTGCGCGACCTGCTCATGTTCGGCCGCTATCCCTACCACCAAGGCAGGCCGTCTGAAACGGATAAAACCATTGTCGAAGAAGCACTCGCCGAGTTCCACCTGCAAGACTTCGCCGACCGCTACCTGACCGAGCTTTCCGGCGGCCAACGCCAACGCGCCATGATTGCCATGGTATTCTGCCAGCGCACCGACTACGTTTTGCTGGACGAACCGCTGAACAACCTCGACATGTATCATGCCCGCTCCCTCATGCAAATCCTGCGCCGGCTGACCGACGAACACAAGCGCACCACCGTCGTCGTATTGCACGACATCAACCAGGCAGCAGCCTACGCCGATTACGTCGTCGCCATGAAAAACGGCCAAGTCGCCATGCAGGGCAAACCCAACGATATTTTCACCGCCGCAAACATCAAAACCCTATTCGATATGGACGTCGACGTCCTCGATTACGAAGGCAAAAAATTGGTTATCCACCATATCTAA
- a CDS encoding FmdE family protein produces MTQERLPSFFDDTPTITVQDALADFLGAAENGILTYRYADAVRLCGHSCPTVAGAYLMVVKGLKALYGTELPQRGDIEAFMQGGRDEGTTGVTASVVQLLTGAAPETGFGGVGPAGRFARRNLLSFGAGEINGTLALRRRDTGKTVAVSLNAALQPFAPQMRDIMPKAVSGSASAEELKQFGELWQERVRSFLIDQADNPEFVTVSEI; encoded by the coding sequence ATGACACAAGAACGCCTTCCTTCATTCTTCGATGACACCCCGACCATTACCGTCCAAGACGCATTGGCCGACTTCCTCGGCGCGGCCGAAAACGGTATCCTCACTTACCGCTACGCCGATGCCGTTCGCCTGTGCGGCCACTCCTGTCCGACCGTCGCCGGAGCCTACCTGATGGTCGTCAAAGGACTCAAAGCCCTTTACGGCACAGAGCTGCCGCAACGCGGCGACATCGAAGCCTTTATGCAGGGCGGGCGAGACGAAGGCACGACCGGCGTTACCGCTTCCGTCGTCCAACTCCTTACCGGCGCGGCACCCGAAACCGGCTTTGGCGGCGTAGGCCCGGCCGGACGCTTTGCCCGCCGCAACCTCTTGTCCTTTGGTGCAGGCGAAATCAACGGCACACTCGCGCTCCGCCGCCGCGATACCGGCAAAACCGTTGCCGTCAGCCTCAACGCCGCACTCCAACCCTTTGCGCCGCAAATGCGCGACATCATGCCCAAAGCCGTCAGCGGCAGCGCAAGTGCCGAAGAACTCAAACAATTCGGTGAGCTTTGGCAAGAACGCGTCCGCTCCTTCCTGATTGACCAAGCCGACAACCCCGAATTTGTTACCGTCAGCGAAATCTAA
- a CDS encoding iron chelate uptake ABC transporter family permease subunit, whose product MPSEKNIGFMVGSSRPLWIAFALLLVSCVLFMTLNVKGDWDFVLHLRLTKLAALLMVAYAVGVSTQLFQTLTNNPILTPSILGFDSLYVFLQTLLVFTLGGVGYASLPLTGKFGFELVVMMGGSLLLFYTLIKQGGRDLSRMILIGVIFGILFRSLSSLLSRMIDPEEFTAAQANMFATFNTVHSELLGIGTIVLLISAAVIWRERHRLDVYLLGRNQAVNLGINYTRNTLWLLLWIAALVATATAVVGPVSFFGLLVAALANHFSPSVKHSVRLPMTFCVGGILLVGGQTIFEHFLGMQAVLSVVVEFAGGLVFLYLVLKKK is encoded by the coding sequence ATGCCGTCTGAAAAAAATATCGGTTTTATGGTAGGAAGCAGCCGTCCGTTGTGGATCGCTTTCGCACTGTTGCTGGTTTCCTGCGTTCTGTTTATGACGCTCAACGTCAAAGGCGATTGGGACTTTGTCTTGCACCTGCGCCTGACCAAACTTGCCGCGCTGCTGATGGTTGCCTATGCGGTCGGCGTGTCCACGCAACTCTTCCAAACGCTGACCAATAATCCGATTCTGACCCCTTCGATTTTAGGTTTCGATTCGCTGTATGTGTTTTTGCAGACTTTGCTGGTGTTTACGCTCGGCGGCGTAGGCTATGCTTCCCTGCCGTTGACGGGTAAATTCGGCTTTGAACTGGTCGTCATGATGGGCGGCTCGCTGCTGCTGTTCTACACGCTCATCAAACAGGGCGGACGCGATTTGTCGCGCATGATTTTAATCGGCGTGATTTTCGGGATTTTGTTCCGCAGCCTTTCGTCGCTGCTTTCGCGCATGATTGATCCTGAAGAATTTACCGCCGCGCAGGCGAATATGTTTGCCACCTTCAATACTGTCCACTCGGAATTGTTAGGTATCGGCACAATCGTGTTGCTCATCAGCGCCGCCGTGATCTGGCGCGAACGCCACCGCCTCGATGTTTACCTGCTCGGCCGCAATCAGGCTGTCAATTTGGGCATCAACTACACGCGCAATACCTTATGGCTGCTGTTGTGGATCGCCGCGTTGGTTGCAACCGCCACCGCCGTTGTCGGCCCGGTAAGCTTTTTCGGCCTGCTGGTTGCCGCGCTGGCCAACCACTTTTCCCCGTCGGTCAAACATTCCGTCCGCCTGCCCATGACTTTTTGTGTCGGCGGCATCCTGTTGGTCGGCGGGCAAACCATCTTCGAACACTTCCTCGGCATGCAGGCCGTATTGAGCGTGGTCGTTGAATTTGCAGGCGGATTGGTATTTTTATATTTGGTGTTGAAAAAGAAATAA
- a CDS encoding ABC transporter permease: protein MTAKPFSLNLTNLLLLAVLFAVSLSVGVADFRWSDVFSLSDSQQVMFISRLPRTFAIVLTGASMAVAGMIMQILMRNRFVEPSMAGAGQSAALGLLLMSLLLPAAPLPVKMSVAAVAALIGMLVFMMLIRRLPPTAQLMVPLVGIIFGGVVEAVATFVAYEFEMLQMLGVWQQGDFSSVLLGRYELLWITGGLAVFAYLIADQLTILGLGETVSVNLGLNRTAVLWSGLIIVALITSLVIVTVGNIPFIGLVVPNIISRLIGDRLRQSLPAVALLGASLVLLCDIVGRVIVFPFEIPVSTVFGVLGTVLFLWLLLRKPAHAV, encoded by the coding sequence ATGACTGCCAAACCTTTTTCCCTCAACCTGACCAACCTCCTGCTGCTGGCGGTGTTGTTTGCCGTCAGCCTGTCGGTCGGCGTTGCCGATTTCCGCTGGTCGGATGTGTTTTCGCTGTCCGACAGCCAGCAGGTTATGTTCATCAGCCGCCTGCCGCGCACGTTTGCGATTGTGCTGACGGGCGCGTCTATGGCGGTGGCGGGGATGATTATGCAGATTCTGATGCGCAACCGTTTTGTCGAGCCTTCTATGGCGGGCGCGGGTCAGAGTGCGGCTTTGGGTTTGCTTCTGATGTCCCTGCTGCTGCCTGCCGCGCCGCTGCCGGTCAAAATGTCGGTTGCCGCCGTTGCCGCGTTAATCGGGATGTTGGTGTTTATGATGCTTATCCGCCGCCTGCCGCCGACGGCGCAACTGATGGTGCCGCTGGTGGGGATTATTTTCGGCGGCGTGGTTGAGGCGGTGGCGACGTTTGTCGCGTATGAGTTTGAGATGCTGCAAATGTTGGGCGTATGGCAGCAGGGCGATTTTTCGAGCGTGCTGCTGGGGCGGTACGAGCTGCTTTGGATTACGGGCGGTTTGGCGGTGTTTGCCTATCTGATTGCCGACCAGCTGACGATTTTGGGGCTGGGCGAGACGGTCAGCGTGAATTTGGGTTTGAACCGGACGGCGGTGTTGTGGTCGGGTTTGATTATTGTGGCTTTGATTACGTCGCTGGTTATCGTTACGGTCGGCAATATTCCGTTTATCGGGCTGGTCGTGCCGAACATCATCAGCCGCCTGATAGGCGACAGGCTGCGCCAAAGCCTGCCTGCGGTGGCCTTGCTGGGCGCATCTTTGGTGTTGCTGTGCGATATTGTCGGACGCGTGATTGTGTTTCCGTTTGAAATTCCGGTATCGACCGTCTTCGGCGTATTGGGTACGGTGTTGTTTTTATGGCTTTTGTTAAGGAAACCTGCCCATGCCGTCTGA
- a CDS encoding siderophore ABC transporter substrate-binding protein yields the protein MLRLTALTLCTVLALGACSPQNSDSAPQAKEQAVSAAQSESASLTVKTARGDANVPQNPERIAVYDLGMLDTLSKLGVKTGLSVDTNRLPYLEEYYKTTKPAGTLFEPDYETLNAYKPQLIIIGSRAAKAFDKLNEIAPTIEMTADTANLKESAKERIDALAQIFGKQAEADKLKAEIDASFEAAKTAAQGKGKGLVILVNGGKMSAFGPSSRLGGWLHKDIGVPAVDESIKEGSHGQPVSFEYLKEKNPDWLFVLDRSAAIGEEGQAAKDVLNNPLVAETTAWKKGQVVYLVPETYLAAGGAQELLNASKQVADAFNAAK from the coding sequence ATGTTGCGTTTGACCGCATTGACCCTCTGCACCGTCCTCGCCTTGGGCGCGTGTTCGCCGCAAAATTCCGACTCTGCCCCACAAGCCAAAGAACAGGCAGTTTCCGCCGCACAATCCGAAAGCGCGTCCCTGACCGTCAAAACGGCGCGCGGCGATGCGAACGTGCCGCAAAACCCCGAACGCATCGCCGTTTACGATTTGGGTATGCTCGACACCTTGAGCAAACTGGGCGTGAAAACCGGTTTGTCCGTCGACACAAACCGCCTGCCGTATTTAGAGGAATATTACAAAACAACGAAACCTGCCGGAACTTTGTTCGAGCCGGATTACGAAACGCTCAACGCTTACAAACCGCAGCTCATCATCATCGGCAGCCGCGCCGCCAAGGCGTTTGACAAATTGAACGAAATCGCGCCGACCATCGAAATGACCGCCGATACCGCCAACCTCAAAGAAAGTGCCAAAGAGCGTATCGACGCGCTGGCGCAAATCTTCGGCAAACAGGCGGAAGCCGACAAGCTGAAGGCGGAAATCGATGCTTCGTTTGAAGCGGCGAAAACTGCCGCGCAAGGCAAAGGCAAAGGTTTGGTGATTTTGGTCAACGGTGGGAAAATGTCCGCCTTCGGTCCGTCTTCACGACTGGGCGGCTGGCTGCACAAAGACATCGGCGTTCCCGCTGTCGATGAATCAATTAAAGAAGGCAGCCACGGCCAGCCCGTCAGCTTTGAATACCTGAAAGAGAAAAATCCCGACTGGCTGTTCGTCCTTGACCGCAGCGCGGCCATCGGCGAAGAGGGTCAGGCGGCGAAAGACGTGTTGAACAATCCGCTGGTTGCCGAAACAACCGCATGGAAAAAAGGACAGGTCGTTTACCTCGTTCCCGAAACTTATTTGGCGGCCGGCGGCGCGCAAGAGCTGCTGAATGCAAGCAAACAGGTTGCCGACGCTTTTAACGCGGCAAAATAA
- the fetA gene encoding TonB-dependent siderophore receptor FetA/FrpB, with protein MNTPLFRLSLLSLTLAAGFAHAAGNANVALDTITVKGDRQGSKIRTNIVTLQQKDESTATDMRELLKEEPSIDFGGGNGTSQHMTLRGMGQNSVDIKVDNAYSDSQILYHQGRFIVDPALVKVVSVQKGAGSASAGIGATNGAIIAKTVDAQDLLKGLDKNWGVRLNSGFASNEGVSYGASVFGKEGNFDGLFSYSRNDEKEYEAGKGFRNVNGGKTVPYSALDKRSYLAKIGTTFGDGDHRIVLSHMKDQHRGIRTVREEFTVGDEDSRINIGRQAPAYRETTQSNTNLAYTGKDLGFVEKLDANVYVLEKKRYSADDSGSGYAGNVKGPNHTRITTRGANFNFDSRLAEQTLLKYGINYRHQEIKPQAFLNSKFSIPTTEKKNGQDVDKPVAQQEKDRKDEATVHTYRLTNPTKTDAGVYVEAIHDIGDFTLTGGLRYDRFKVKTHDGKTVSSSSLNPSFGVIWQPHEYWSFSASHNYASRSPRLYDALQTHGKRGIISIADGTKAERARNTEIGFNYNDGTFAANGSYFWQTIKDALANPQNRHDSVAVREAVNAGYIKNHGYELGASYRTGGLTAKVGVSHSKPRIYDTHPKNLLSANPEFAVQTGRTWTASLAYRFQNPNLELGWRGRYLQKASGSVLVRDTSTVERKGFGVNDVFANWKPLGKDTLNVNFAVNNVFNKFYYPHSQRGETLPGVGRDVRLGVNYKF; from the coding sequence ATGAATACCCCATTGTTCCGTCTCAGCCTGCTCTCGCTCACACTTGCGGCAGGTTTCGCCCACGCGGCAGGCAACGCCAATGTCGCATTGGATACCATTACCGTAAAAGGCGACCGCCAAGGCAGCAAAATCCGTACCAACATCGTTACGCTTCAACAAAAAGACGAAAGCACCGCAACCGATATGCGCGAACTCTTAAAAGAAGAGCCCTCCATCGATTTCGGCGGCGGCAACGGCACGTCCCAACACATGACCTTGCGCGGCATGGGTCAGAACTCTGTCGACATCAAGGTGGACAACGCCTATTCCGACAGCCAAATCCTTTACCACCAAGGCAGATTTATTGTCGATCCCGCTTTGGTTAAAGTCGTTTCCGTACAAAAAGGCGCGGGTTCCGCCTCTGCCGGTATCGGCGCGACCAACGGCGCGATCATCGCCAAAACCGTCGATGCCCAAGACCTGCTCAAAGGCTTGGATAAAAACTGGGGCGTGCGCCTCAACAGCGGCTTTGCCAGCAACGAAGGCGTAAGCTACGGCGCAAGCGTATTCGGAAAAGAGGGCAACTTCGACGGCTTGTTCTCTTACAGCCGCAACGATGAAAAAGAATATGAAGCCGGAAAAGGCTTCCGCAATGTCAACGGAGGCAAAACCGTACCTTACAGCGCACTGGACAAACGCAGCTACCTTGCCAAAATCGGAACAACCTTCGGCGACGGCGACCACCGCATCGTGTTGAGCCATATGAAAGACCAACACCGAGGCATCCGTACCGTCCGTGAAGAATTTACCGTCGGCGACGAAGATTCACGGATAAATATTGGCCGCCAAGCCCCTGCTTACCGCGAAACCACCCAATCCAACACCAACTTGGCGTACACCGGCAAAGATTTGGGCTTTGTCGAAAAACTGGATGCCAATGTTTATGTGTTGGAAAAGAAACGCTATTCCGCCGATGACAGCGGCAGCGGTTACGCAGGCAATGTAAAAGGTCCTAACCATACCCGAATCACCACTCGTGGTGCGAACTTCAACTTCGACAGCCGCCTTGCCGAACAAACCCTGTTGAAATACGGTATCAACTACCGCCATCAGGAAATCAAACCGCAAGCGTTTTTGAACTCGAAATTCTCCATCCCGACGACAGAAAAGAAAAACGGTCAAGATGTTGATAAGCCAGTAGCCCAACAAGAGAAAGACCGCAAAGACGAAGCCACTGTTCATACCTACCGCCTGACCAACCCGACCAAAACCGATGCCGGCGTATATGTTGAAGCCATTCACGACATCGGCGATTTCACGCTGACCGGCGGTTTACGTTACGACCGCTTCAAGGTGAAAACCCACGACGGCAAAACCGTTTCAAGCAGCAGCCTTAACCCGAGTTTCGGTGTGATTTGGCAGCCGCACGAATACTGGAGCTTCAGCGCGAGCCACAACTACGCCAGCCGCAGCCCGCGCCTGTATGACGCGCTGCAAACCCACGGCAAACGCGGCATCATCTCGATTGCCGATGGCACGAAAGCCGAACGCGCGCGCAATACCGAAATCGGCTTCAACTACAACGACGGCACGTTTGCCGCAAACGGCAGCTACTTCTGGCAGACCATCAAAGACGCGCTTGCCAACCCGCAAAACCGCCACGACTCTGTCGCCGTCCGCGAAGCCGTTAATGCCGGTTACATCAAAAACCACGGTTACGAATTGGGCGCGTCCTACCGCACCGGCGGCCTGACTGCCAAAGTCGGCGTAAGCCACAGCAAACCGCGCATTTACGACACTCATCCTAAAAACCTGTTAAGCGCGAACCCTGAATTTGCCGTACAGACCGGCCGCACTTGGACAGCTTCCCTTGCCTACCGCTTCCAAAATCCGAATCTGGAACTCGGCTGGCGCGGTCGCTACCTGCAAAAAGCCTCCGGTTCGGTACTGGTGCGCGATACCAGCACAGTCGAACGCAAAGGTTTCGGTGTGAACGATGTCTTCGCCAACTGGAAACCGCTGGGCAAAGATACGCTTAACGTCAACTTTGCCGTCAACAACGTGTTCAACAAGTTCTACTATCCGCACAGCCAACGCGGTGAAACCCTGCCGGGCGTGGGACGTGATGTACGCCTGGGCGTGAACTACAAGTTCTAA
- a CDS encoding co-chaperone GroES: MTIRPLHDRVVVKRLEAEEKTASGIVLPGAAAEKPDMGEVIAVGAGKIGKDGARRPLDVKVGDKIIFGKYSGQTVKADGEELLVMREEDIFGIVEK, from the coding sequence ATGACCATCCGTCCTTTACACGACCGCGTCGTCGTCAAACGCTTGGAAGCTGAAGAAAAAACTGCATCGGGCATCGTTTTGCCGGGTGCGGCCGCCGAAAAACCCGATATGGGCGAAGTGATCGCCGTGGGCGCGGGCAAAATCGGTAAAGACGGCGCGCGCCGTCCGCTGGATGTCAAAGTCGGCGACAAAATCATCTTCGGCAAATACAGCGGCCAAACCGTCAAAGCCGACGGCGAAGAGCTGTTGGTAATGCGCGAAGAAGATATTTTCGGCATCGTTGAAAAATAA
- the groL gene encoding chaperonin GroEL (60 kDa chaperone family; promotes refolding of misfolded polypeptides especially under stressful conditions; forms two stacked rings of heptamers to form a barrel-shaped 14mer; ends can be capped by GroES; misfolded proteins enter the barrel where they are refolded when GroES binds) codes for MAAKDVQFGNEVRQKMVNGVNILANAVRVTLGPKGRNVVLDRAFGGPHITKDGVSVAKEIELKDKFENMGAQMVKEVASKTNDVAGDGTTTATVLAQSIVAEGMKYVTAGMNPTDLKRGIDKAVAALVDELKNIAKPCDTSKEIAQVGSISANSDEQVGAIIAEAMEKVGKEGVITVEDGKSLENELDVVEGMQFDRGYLSPYFINDAEKQIAALDNPFVLLFDKKISNIRDLLPVLEQVAKASRPLLIIAEDVEGEALATLVVNNIRGILKTVAVKAPGFGDRRKAMLQDIAILTGGVVISEEVGLSLEKATLDDLGQAKRIEIGKENTTIIDGFGDAAQIEARVAEIRQQIETATSEYDKEKLQERVAKLAGGVAVIKVGAATEVEMKEKKDRVEDALHATRAAVEEGVVAGGGVALLRARAALENLHTGNADQDAGVQIVLRAVESPLRQIVANAGGEPSVVVNKVLEGKGNYGYNAGSGEYGDMIEMGVLDPAKVTRSALQHAASIAGLMLTTDCMIAEIPEEKPAMPDMGGMGGMGGMM; via the coding sequence ATGGCAGCAAAAGACGTACAGTTCGGCAATGAAGTCCGCCAAAAAATGGTAAACGGCGTGAACATTCTGGCAAACGCCGTACGTGTAACTTTGGGCCCTAAAGGCCGCAACGTGGTACTCGACCGCGCTTTCGGCGGCCCGCACATCACTAAAGACGGTGTGTCTGTTGCAAAAGAAATCGAATTGAAAGACAAATTCGAAAACATGGGCGCGCAAATGGTGAAAGAAGTTGCGTCCAAAACCAACGACGTAGCCGGCGACGGTACCACTACTGCAACCGTATTGGCGCAATCCATCGTTGCCGAAGGCATGAAATACGTGACCGCCGGCATGAACCCGACCGACCTGAAACGCGGTATCGACAAAGCCGTTGCCGCTTTGGTTGACGAGCTGAAAAACATCGCCAAACCTTGCGATACTTCTAAAGAAATCGCCCAAGTCGGCTCTATTTCCGCCAACTCTGACGAACAAGTCGGCGCGATTATCGCCGAAGCGATGGAAAAAGTCGGTAAAGAAGGCGTGATTACCGTTGAAGACGGCAAATCTTTGGAAAACGAGCTGGATGTGGTTGAAGGTATGCAGTTCGACCGCGGCTACCTGTCTCCTTACTTCATCAACGACGCTGAAAAACAAATCGCTGCTTTGGACAATCCGTTTGTATTGTTGTTCGACAAAAAAATCAGCAACATCCGCGACTTGTTGCCTGTTTTGGAACAAGTGGCCAAAGCCAGCCGTCCGCTGTTGATTATCGCTGAAGACGTAGAAGGCGAAGCCTTGGCAACTTTGGTCGTGAACAACATCCGCGGCATCCTGAAAACCGTTGCCGTTAAAGCCCCCGGCTTCGGCGACCGCCGCAAAGCCATGTTGCAAGACATCGCCATCCTGACCGGCGGCGTGGTGATTTCCGAAGAAGTCGGCCTGTCTCTGGAAAAAGCGACTTTGGACGACTTGGGTCAAGCCAAACGCATCGAAATCGGTAAAGAAAACACCACCATCATCGACGGCTTCGGCGACGCAGCCCAAATCGAAGCGCGTGTTGCCGAAATCCGCCAACAAATCGAAACCGCAACCAGCGAATACGACAAAGAAAAACTGCAAGAGCGCGTGGCCAAATTGGCAGGCGGCGTGGCAGTGATCAAAGTCGGTGCCGCTACCGAAGTCGAAATGAAAGAGAAAAAAGACCGCGTGGAAGACGCGCTGCACGCTACTCGCGCAGCCGTTGAAGAAGGCGTGGTTGCAGGCGGCGGTGTCGCCCTGTTGCGCGCCCGTGCCGCTCTGGAAAACCTGCACACCGGCAATGCCGACCAAGACGCAGGCGTACAAATCGTATTGCGCGCCGTTGAGTCTCCGCTGCGCCAAATCGTTGCCAACGCAGGCGGCGAACCTAGCGTAGTCGTGAACAAAGTGTTGGAAGGCAAAGGCAACTACGGTTACAACGCAGGCAGCGGCGAATACGGCGACATGATCGAAATGGGCGTACTCGACCCTGCCAAAGTAACCCGTTCTGCGCTGCAACACGCCGCGTCTATCGCCGGTTTGATGCTGACCACAGACTGCATGATTGCCGAAATCCCTGAAGAAAAACCTGCTATGCCTGATATGGGCGGCATGGGCGGTATGGGCGGCATGATGTAA
- the katA gene encoding catalase KatA gives MTTSKCPVTHLTMNNGAPVADNQNSLTAGPRGPLLAQDLWLNEKLADFVREVIPERRMHAKGSGAFGTFTVTHDITKYTRAKIFSEVGKKTEMFARFTTVAGERGAADAERDIRGFALKFYTEEGNWDVVGNNTPVFFLRDPRKFPDLNKAVKRDPRTNMRSATNNWDFWTLLPEALHQVTIVMSDRGIPAGYRHMHGFGSHTYSFWNEAGERFWVKFHFRTQQGIKNLTNEEAAKIIAEDRESHQRDLYEAIERGEFPKWTMYIQVMPEADAEKVPYHPFDLTKVWPKKDYPLIEVGEFELNRNPENFFADVEQSAFAPSNLVPGIGASPDKMLQARLFNYADAQRYRLGVNFRQIPVNRPRCPVHSNQRDGQGRADGNYGSLPHYEPNSFGQWQQQPDFAEPPLKINGDAAHWDYRQDDDDYFSQPRALFNLMNDEQKQALFGNTAAAMGDAPDFIKYRHIRNCCRCDPAYGEGVAKALGLTVEDAQAARANDPALGQPGLL, from the coding sequence ATGACTACCTCCAAATGCCCTGTAACCCATCTGACCATGAACAACGGCGCGCCTGTTGCCGACAATCAAAACAGCCTAACCGCCGGCCCGCGCGGCCCCCTGCTGGCGCAGGATTTGTGGCTGAATGAAAAACTCGCCGACTTCGTGCGCGAAGTCATCCCCGAACGCCGTATGCACGCCAAAGGTTCGGGCGCGTTCGGTACGTTTACCGTAACACACGACATCACCAAATACACCCGCGCCAAAATCTTCAGCGAAGTCGGCAAAAAAACCGAGATGTTCGCCCGTTTCACCACCGTGGCAGGCGAACGCGGCGCAGCCGATGCAGAACGCGACATCCGCGGCTTTGCCTTGAAATTTTATACCGAAGAAGGCAACTGGGATGTGGTCGGCAACAACACGCCCGTGTTCTTCCTGCGCGACCCGCGTAAGTTCCCCGACTTGAACAAAGCCGTCAAACGCGATCCGCGCACCAATATGCGTTCCGCAACAAACAACTGGGACTTCTGGACGCTGCTGCCCGAAGCACTGCACCAAGTGACCATCGTGATGAGCGACCGCGGTATTCCCGCCGGCTACCGCCATATGCACGGCTTCGGTTCGCATACTTACAGCTTCTGGAACGAAGCAGGCGAGCGTTTTTGGGTGAAATTCCACTTCCGCACCCAACAAGGCATTAAAAACCTGACCAACGAAGAAGCCGCCAAAATCATCGCCGAAGACCGCGAAAGCCACCAGCGCGACCTGTACGAAGCCATCGAGCGCGGCGAGTTTCCGAAATGGACGATGTACATCCAAGTGATGCCCGAAGCCGATGCCGAAAAAGTGCCTTATCATCCGTTTGACCTGACCAAAGTTTGGCCGAAAAAAGACTATCCGCTGATTGAAGTGGGCGAATTCGAGTTGAACCGCAATCCCGAAAACTTCTTCGCCGATGTGGAACAATCCGCCTTCGCACCGAGCAACCTCGTTCCCGGTATCGGCGCAAGCCCCGACAAAATGCTGCAGGCCCGTTTGTTCAATTACGCCGACGCGCAACGCTACCGCTTGGGCGTGAACTTCCGCCAAATCCCTGTCAACCGTCCGCGTTGCCCTGTTCACAGCAACCAGCGCGACGGACAAGGACGCGCCGACGGCAACTACGGCAGCCTGCCGCACTACGAACCCAACAGCTTCGGCCAATGGCAGCAACAACCCGACTTCGCCGAACCGCCTTTGAAAATCAACGGCGACGCGGCACACTGGGACTACCGCCAAGACGATGACGACTATTTCAGCCAACCGCGTGCCTTGTTTAACTTGATGAACGACGAGCAGAAACAGGCTTTGTTCGGTAACACCGCCGCCGCAATGGGCGACGCGCCCGACTTCATCAAATACCGCCATATCCGCAACTGCTGCCGTTGCGACCCCGCCTACGGCGAAGGCGTAGCCAAAGCCCTTGGACTGACTGTCGAAGATGCCCAAGCGGCACGAGCCAACGACCCGGCTTTAGGTCAACCCGGTTTGCTGTAA